The sequence GGATGAGCGAGAGGGGCAGCTTCTCGAACATCTCCTTGCTGTAGCCCATCCGGATCACCAGGGCCGGTCCCGGCGGGCCGTCCGGCAGGAACAGGTCCGTGCATAGCGTCACGCCGTCGCGCATCGGCACCATGACGTTCTTCTCGACTCGGTATCCCACGGTCTCTCCCGCGTCCTCGCTCGGCTGTTCTTTCGGGTACGGCTCCGACAGTGGCTGTGCCGTCAGGCGACGGCCGACGCCCAGTGGTTCTCGCAGAACAGGCGGATCTGCGCCGCGCGCTCGTTGTCCTCCGGGGACATTCCGAGGAAGCCCGCGTGTCCCATGGCCTCCCACACGTGCAGTTCGGCCTCGACACCCGCCCGCAGCAGGGCCCGGTGAAAACGGACCGTGTCCGACAGGAGCTTGTCCCGCGTTCCGGTGGTCAGGATGGTGGGCGGGAAACCCTGGGTCAGGTCGGCGTACACCACCGAGATGTAGGGGATCTTCAGGTCGTGGCCGCCCGCGTACAGCTCGAAGGCCGGCGCGAAGACGCCGCGCAGCACCGTGTCGACGCCCTCATTCGTCCACCAGCTGTCGCTGCTTTCCGTGAGGTCGGTGCAGGGCGTGTTCAGCACCGCCGCTGCCGGCAGCGGCAGGCCTTCGTCGCGGCCTTTCAGGACGCAGGCCGCCGCGAGGTTCCCGCCCGCCGACGAACCGCCGATGACGACTTCCTCTGGCCGTCGTTCGTCGAGCAGCCGTCGGTAACCGGCCACGCAGTCGTCGACCGTGGTCGGGAACGGGTGGTCGGGCGGCATCCGGTAGTCGACCGACCAGACCGTCGCGCCCAGGCCCTTGGCGAAGTCGACCGCCCGCGAGCAGGCGATCTGGCCGCCGTCCTGGATGAAGCCGCCGCCGTGGAAGTCGAGGAAGACCCGGCGGTCGTCCGCGGGCACCCCATCGGGCCGGATCTTGTAGACGACGAAACCGCCGAGATCCTCCTCCTCGACCGTCGCACCGACGAACTCGCCACCCGCCCCCGTCATGGCGATCACGGCCGCCTCGCGCTCGGCGACCAGCTTCTTCCAGCCCTCGGCGTCGAGCTCGACGCCGAGCCACTCCGGCTCCGGCCCCACCATGCCCAGCGCCAGCATCGCCCGCGCCTCGGGGCTCACCGTCGGGGGAACCGGTACCTCGCGCTCCGGCACCCGCAGCGCCGGGAGCGAACCTTCGTCCGTCATCGCCCTCACCTCTCGTGTCACAGCGGGCAGCGTCCGCTCAGCCGGTAATAGTCGACAGCGGTGCGAGAACAGCCGTCCGCCCGGCGCGCTCAGGCGTCACCACGTGGCGGCCTGGATGTCGGAGCGCATCGCGTCCGCGTCCTGGGGCAGCAGCCAGCCAGCACGGACAATCTCGTCAAGCCGCCGCCCGAACCGCTCGGCGTAGCCGGCGGAGTCGCCGTACTCCTGCTTCATGGTCGCGGCGTCAAAGGGAATCTCGAAGCCGATCGTGCTGAAGGTGGGATTTCCGGCCGCGCCCAGCGGGGTGGAGTAGTACCTCGCACGAGGGACGTCGAGTTGGACGCAGCGGACGCCACCCACGGAGTTGCCATGGGAGTCCTGGGCGAAGGTGCCGTCAGCGGTCACCTCGATGCGATCGGCCTTCGGCGGGGTCGTGCCTTCGACCACCCACCGCACCAGGTGGTCCAGCGTGACGTCGAACAGCTCGTTGTGGGGCAGGCTGTTCATCACGTGATCAGGGGTGAGGCTGGCGGCGTCACCGAACTCGATCCAGAACGCCGTGTTGTTGTGCGGCGGGTATCTGGTTCCCATGTGCGGGACGCCGGCCAGTTCGTACAGCCGGTACCGGTCACCGGGATCGTCGCTGTCGGGCCTGCGGTAGTGACGCGGCTCCCCGCCGTCGTGGAACCAGGTACCCGGGTCCGCGACGTCACCCTCGCTGATCACCTGGATGATCGGGACTTCCCGTGGCCCGAACCGTTCGGTCGGGCAGCCGGTCGGGAGGTATCCGTCGAACACGGATGAACCGTCGGCGAGCCGATGGGACCGGTGGCCGTTCACGATGTAGTTGGTGACGACGCTGCCGGTCTGTGAGTGCCCGGCGAGCAGGACATGCCGCACGCCGGTGAACGGGCCGTTCGAACCGCGGATGGCCGCGCCGACCTGGGCGAGAATTGCGTCGGACGCGTGGTTGTACCGCAGAAGCTCCTGCAGAAACGCGCCGAGGTTGCCGGACGCGTTGCGGTCGCGCCGATCCGGGCCAGGCCTGGCCATCGTCGGCGCCGGGGCAGCCGAGGCGATGTGCAGTGCCGCATAGCGCTCAGGCGACACCGGCTTGACGTGCGTGTCGAGCGCCGATTTCTGCGAGGCGACGCATACCCAGCCGTGGCCGGAGCGCAGGACGTAGGGCGAGCTGTACATGAAGATCGGCGCGATACCGCTCGCGTGCAGCGGCTCGACGAGCACGGTGCCGCTGAACAGTGCGGGGTCGCGGGGCAGCCGGACATAGACCTGCGTGGTGTAGGAGTGCCCGTCGTCGTCTGTGCCGGACGCGAGCCATTCCGTTTCGACGTAGTCGACCCCGGCTGGCCGCCGGTGGTACTCACCGCCGGGCACGAAGGCTCGGTGGGAGTCTCCGGGGTCGAGCCGGCGTAACTCGGCGGGCGCCACTTCCGTCACTGCTGCGCACCTCCGTTGCCTGAGATGACGAAACTCGACGCGGCGCGAGGATCGCCGCCGGTGTAGACCGCCCTGGCCGGATAGGGCCCGATGGGATGCGTGATCGAGGTCGGATTCGCCACCGGCGAGGTGATCGTCACGTTGCCCGGCTCGACGCCGTTCTCGACCCAGTCGACGAGCAGCCCGTACAGCTGGCTCCCCCCGAAGATCGGCGGATTCGCCTGCTCGTTCGAGGTGCCGTGCGGGGACATGTGGCCGCCACCGGGAACGATGTAGAGCCTGAAGAAGCTCTGGACGTTCTGGAGGCCACCCATGGTCTCGACGACCCGGTCGTAGTAGCGCATCGTCGTCTGTATCGGGATCGACTCGTCGTTCCAGCCATGCCAGCTCAGGAACTTCCCGCCGCGCGCCTGGAACGCGGTGAGGTCCGGGTTGTCGCTGGCGATGTGCGCGAACGCCGGCTCCATCTCGGCCGCGCGGTCGAAAAGGTCGGCGAGCCGCGCGTAGGAGAAGTCGCGCCAGCGTCCCTCGCCCTTGCCACTCGCGTTCTCGAAGGACGGGCCGGCGATCGACGGGTCCTGCAGGATGAGCGCCGCCTGGTCCGCGCCGGGCACGTCCCCACTGGCGGCGCGTTCCCGCAGGATCTCGCGCATCCGCGGGTCGTGCTTCGTGAAGTAGGCGACGTAGAGCGAGGTGCCTCGCGCCATGCCGTACCAGCGGCGCCCGCCCAGCGCGACGTCGACGCCGCTGTCCGCCGCGGCGTCCGGCACCGAGCCGTCGTCGGTCACCCCGTACCAGATCTTGTTGACGGCCCGTGCCTGCGCCGTCGTCAGGGCGTCGGGCGACGTGTTGGTCCCACCGTCGCTCACGGACAGCACGGCCGGGTCCCGGGACGGGTCGTACCTGCAGGCCTCGTTGTCGAAGATGTAGCCGAGGTGCTCGCCCCCGACCAGGTCACCGGCGTGGATCGCGGCGTTGGAGGCCAGGTCCATCTGCTCCTCGGTGAGCGCGACGCCGTCGAGGTCGCGCTCGATCACCAGGTGCCGATAGAGACCGGCGAGAGCCCATTCGCTGAAGTTGATCGTCGGCAGGTTCGCGATGATGCCGTCGTAGTCGTCCGGGTACTGCTGCGCGAGCCGGTACCCGTGGCGCCCCCCGGTCGATGAGCCCTCGTAGTAGCACCGCCGGGGCGCGGCACCGTAGAACACCTCAGCCAGCGCCTTCGACCGGACCGCCATCTCGTGCATGGCCCGATGCGCGAAGTCGATCCACAACTGCGTGGCCGGCGTCCCGTCGGGGTTCATCCCCCAGGCACCGTTCGTCAACGCGTGGCCGGAATCCGTGCTCGCCGAGACCGCTCCCTCGCCACCCGCGGTCAGGGCGGCATAGAACCACCCGATCTCGGTCGGCGACGCGTGACGGCCACCGTCGTAACCGCCAAGGCCGCCGATGTTGTGGACCCGCCCGTTCCACCGGTTCTTCGGCGGCAGCCACACCTCGATGCCGATGCCCGGCGACGTCGACGGGGCATCGGCGGGACCGGGGTTCCCCGGCCCGACCAGCAGTTTCACCAGGAAGAGATCGGCCGGCGCGTTCGGCGTGTACGCCGCCGGCGTCTCCGAAAGGACGAGCGGCTCGCCGGCCCGGAAGCTCGTGACGAGCAGAACCCGCACCAGCTCGTCGGTTCCGAACGCCCGCTCGGCGCACTCCGCCAAGAATGTCGTGTCCATGGTTTTCCCCTACCGCGCGAGCCGCGGGATGACCGGCAGGATCAGCCGCGACGGGTGACGGCCGTCGTGGTGCACCTGCTGGGTCGCGGGCACCGTCTTGCCGGACGTGTCCTCGGTGATGCGCTGGCCGGTGTTCGGGTTGAGCTCGTATTCCGGGAACGCGCTCGACGAGACGTCGAGCCGGATCCGGTGGCCGGTCCTGAAGACGTTGCTCGTCGCCCACAGGTCGAGGCGGTAACGGCGCGGGGTGTCGGGCGCCGGTGGCCGCGTGAACGCGACGCCGGTACGCACCACGCCCTCGGCGAGCGGCATGGTCGTGCCGTCCGGGAAGACGTCCACGAGCTTGGCGGTGAAGTCCGTGTCGGACACCGACGAGGACGCCCAGAGCTCGAGCGTCACCGGACCGGTGACCTCCACGTCCTGCTCCAGCGGCGGCGTCGTGTAGACGAGCACGTCGTCACGGGCCTCGTTGCGGGCTGTCTCGGCGCCGTGGTCGGGGGCGTAGCACTCCAGCCGGCCCTGGGAGACGACCGGGTTCCGCGGGTCGTAGACGAACACGTCGGCCGGTTGGTCTTCGGGACGCAGTGTCGAGAGCACTCCGTCGCCGCCGGCCGTGTTGGCCGCGCCCGCGCTGTGCAGGTAGTAAGGCGTCCACTGCGTGCGGGCCAGCGGCCACTCCTGCTCATCGCGCCAGGTGTTCTCGCCCATCACGAAAAGGCGGACCGGGGCCACGTCCGGCACCTGCTCGCCCTTCAGGTGACGCCGGAAGAACTCCATGCACGCGGAGCCCTCGGAGAGGTCCCACAGCCCATGCGGCCCGGAGTTCGCCGGAGCGTCCGGGCGCGGCGGGCACATGCCGCCGTGGTTCCACGGGCCGACGACCAGTTCCTGGCCGTCCCGGACGCGCTGGTTCGCCCCCGAGCGGTGCAGCGTCTGGAAGGCCTCGATCGTCCCGTTCAGGAACAGGTCGTACCAGCCGCTCGCGTGGAAGACCGGCAGGTCGAGGTCGACGGCGTGCTCCGAGGCGTTGATCGCCAGCCAGTACGGGTCGGCGGGGTCGCCGTGGTCGCACCAGTCCTTCCACCACGACACCAGCTCGAGCTGCGGAATGTCACGCAGCGGCCGGTAGTCGTACATCTCCATCATCGCCACGGCTCGCTTCGCGATGGCCTCCGCGACGTCGCCGGGCTCGTTGCCCTCCTCGCCGTGGTGAATCGCGCCCTCCGGCGCCGGGACACCCCGCCGCTCGGCCTCACCGAGCACAGCGCCCCACGCCCACGCGAACGCGCTGCCCAGGGAGAGGACACCCGGCGCGGCGTACCAGATCTCGTTGCCGAAGGAGTTCCACGTCGAGGTCAGCGGCGCGATGCACACCAGATGCGGCGGCCGGGCGATCGCGGCCGCCCACTGCGTGATGCCCTGGTACGACCCGCCGAACATGCCGACCTTGCCCGTAGACCAGGGCTGGACGGCCGCCCACTCCACCACGTCGTAGCCGTCGTCGATGTCGCACAGCCCCGGGTGGAACTCGCCCTCGGAGGCGAACCTGCCACGGCTCTGCTGGAACACGGCCACATACCCCTGGCGGGCGATCAGCTTGGCGAACTCGGCGAGCCCGGCGGTGACACCGCCCTCAAGCCAGTAGGCCGTGCGACTCACGAGCACCGGGAACGGCCCCTCCCCCGGCGGCCGGTAGATCTGGGTGTAAAGGCGCACGCCGTCCCGCATCGGAACCATGACGCCCTTGTCCACGATCAGTTCCTCTTCGGCGATCAACTCGCCCCTCCTCTCACGGCCGCCGGACGACGGCCGCGTGGGATGTCTGGCTGGATCAGGCGCGACGAATACCGCGGAGAACGTTCGGTAGTGGCGGCCCGCCGTCCCGCCAGGTCTCGATTCCTCGCGCGTGCTGGGAGCAGCGCATGCTCGACTAGCCGATGCCCCGCACCCGAGCTTTACGGACGTTCAGCGCATGTTTATCACCCGATCAGGACGTTGTCACCCCACGAGAACCGCAGCGTCCTCGCTACGCTCCGCGATCGTTGACGGTCCCCCGACCGGCCCGTCTAGACTCCGACCCGCTCGCCCGCCGGCACGCCCCCGAACGCCGGGGCGCCGGGATGTGCGGCGGCACCGGGGTGCGCGACGAGGCCAGGGAGCGATGAGCCGAAGGAAGCAGGCTGCGCCGTCGGGGGGTGGGCCGCCGGGGGGTGGGCAGGCCGACTCGGCCTCCCGGCTCGCGATCGTCGAAGCCGCCGCGCGGCTTCTGGCCGAGGAGGGCTACGCCGCGGTGACCACCCGGCGCATCGCCGCCAGGGCCTCCGTCACGAGCCCCCTCATCTACTACTACTTCGGCACGCTGGACGACCTGCTGGTCGAGGTCTTCCGCCGGCGTGTCGACCAGGCCCTCGTCGAGCAGGCACGGCTGCTCGACGTGGAGCAGCCGTTGTGGGCGCTCTGGGACATGACCAGGTCCCACGACTACGCCGCGATCGGCGCCGAGTTCGTCGCCCTGGCCCACCATCGGCCGACGGTGCGCGACGCGGTCGTTCACTACGTGCAGGCGTTCCGCGCCATGCAGGCCGACGCCGTCTCCACGGCGCTGCGTCGTCGCGGGGCCGACCCGGACCGGTTCCCCGCGGCCGCCGTCGTGCTCCTGTTGCAGGGCGTCGCGAACGTGCTTGCCACCGAGCACGCGATAGGGCTCGAGCTTGGCCACCAGGAACTGGCGGCCTTGGTCGAGCGACAGCTCCGGGAGATCGAGGGTCCACGCCAACGGCCGGTCCCCCGGCTCTCGGCGTGAGGCGTTAGCACCTCCTTGCCCCTCGCAGATTCTGCTATCGCTTGACGCCGAGGCGGAGGCTCGCCGACGCGGCGGGGCCGCCTTGACCTGCGGGCGACCGCATGCTAAACACGCGTTCAGGCGATTGTGTTGGTTATCTCTTTGGTTGCGCAACCATTGTCGGAAGCAGCCTGCGACCAGGCACGTCGCCAGATCGAGACGGCGTGCTCGGAACCCTCGAAACAGCTGACAGTTGGGTTTCTGGCGCACTGGTATGCGCCATCGGCGCATATGTCCCGTTGCCAGGATTTCATACACGACGGTACGCCGCCGCCCGCGCCACCACCTCGCCCAACCGCATCCCGGACTGTCGCAAAGGGCATGCGGCGATGCGCCACGCCTCGGTGGATCGGCGACCGCGGCCTGGGCGGCTTCGACAGGAGACAGACAGATGAGAAAGCGCACCACCAAGCGACCGAGGCGCCCGCGCGCGGCGACGGCGATAGCCGCCGTCATCGTCGGCCTGCCCGCCGCCTTAGCCGGCTGCGCCACCGGCTCGTCCGCTTCCGGTGGCACCAGCAACGGCCCTTGCGCGTCACCAGGTGTGACCGCTGACTCGATCACCATCGGCCTGATCTATCCCGACAGCGGCGCGGTCTCCGCCGGATTCCGAGACGCGCGCAGCGGCGTCGACGCCCGGGTCGGGCTGCAGAACGCCAGCGGCGGGGTCAACGGCCGCAAGCTCGTCATCGAATGGCGCGACGACAGGTCAGAGCCCGCCGGGTTCGCCAACGCGGCCCACGACCTCGTCGACCGGCAGAACGTCTTCGGCCTGATCGCCGTCTCGATCGGTTTACCTCCCTCCGCGGACTGGCTGCAGAAGACCGGGGTGCCCGTGACCGGCATCGCGACCAGCGCCGACTGGAGCCAGCACCCCAACCTGTTCCACTTCGGTTCGATCTTCAACGAGGGCGCCGCCGTCGACACCTTCGGCAAGTACGTCCGATCGCAGAACGGCA is a genomic window of Pseudofrankia inefficax containing:
- a CDS encoding alpha/beta hydrolase, producing MTDEGSLPALRVPEREVPVPPTVSPEARAMLALGMVGPEPEWLGVELDAEGWKKLVAEREAAVIAMTGAGGEFVGATVEEEDLGGFVVYKIRPDGVPADDRRVFLDFHGGGFIQDGGQIACSRAVDFAKGLGATVWSVDYRMPPDHPFPTTVDDCVAGYRRLLDERRPEEVVIGGSSAGGNLAAACVLKGRDEGLPLPAAAVLNTPCTDLTESSDSWWTNEGVDTVLRGVFAPAFELYAGGHDLKIPYISVVYADLTQGFPPTILTTGTRDKLLSDTVRFHRALLRAGVEAELHVWEAMGHAGFLGMSPEDNERAAQIRLFCENHWASAVA
- a CDS encoding alpha/beta hydrolase domain-containing protein, with the protein product MTEVAPAELRRLDPGDSHRAFVPGGEYHRRPAGVDYVETEWLASGTDDDGHSYTTQVYVRLPRDPALFSGTVLVEPLHASGIAPIFMYSSPYVLRSGHGWVCVASQKSALDTHVKPVSPERYAALHIASAAPAPTMARPGPDRRDRNASGNLGAFLQELLRYNHASDAILAQVGAAIRGSNGPFTGVRHVLLAGHSQTGSVVTNYIVNGHRSHRLADGSSVFDGYLPTGCPTERFGPREVPIIQVISEGDVADPGTWFHDGGEPRHYRRPDSDDPGDRYRLYELAGVPHMGTRYPPHNNTAFWIEFGDAASLTPDHVMNSLPHNELFDVTLDHLVRWVVEGTTPPKADRIEVTADGTFAQDSHGNSVGGVRCVQLDVPRARYYSTPLGAAGNPTFSTIGFEIPFDAATMKQEYGDSAGYAERFGRRLDEIVRAGWLLPQDADAMRSDIQAATW
- a CDS encoding tannase/feruloyl esterase family alpha/beta hydrolase translates to MDTTFLAECAERAFGTDELVRVLLVTSFRAGEPLVLSETPAAYTPNAPADLFLVKLLVGPGNPGPADAPSTSPGIGIEVWLPPKNRWNGRVHNIGGLGGYDGGRHASPTEIGWFYAALTAGGEGAVSASTDSGHALTNGAWGMNPDGTPATQLWIDFAHRAMHEMAVRSKALAEVFYGAAPRRCYYEGSSTGGRHGYRLAQQYPDDYDGIIANLPTINFSEWALAGLYRHLVIERDLDGVALTEEQMDLASNAAIHAGDLVGGEHLGYIFDNEACRYDPSRDPAVLSVSDGGTNTSPDALTTAQARAVNKIWYGVTDDGSVPDAAADSGVDVALGGRRWYGMARGTSLYVAYFTKHDPRMREILRERAASGDVPGADQAALILQDPSIAGPSFENASGKGEGRWRDFSYARLADLFDRAAEMEPAFAHIASDNPDLTAFQARGGKFLSWHGWNDESIPIQTTMRYYDRVVETMGGLQNVQSFFRLYIVPGGGHMSPHGTSNEQANPPIFGGSQLYGLLVDWVENGVEPGNVTITSPVANPTSITHPIGPYPARAVYTGGDPRAASSFVISGNGGAQQ
- a CDS encoding CocE/NonD family hydrolase — encoded protein: MIAEEELIVDKGVMVPMRDGVRLYTQIYRPPGEGPFPVLVSRTAYWLEGGVTAGLAEFAKLIARQGYVAVFQQSRGRFASEGEFHPGLCDIDDGYDVVEWAAVQPWSTGKVGMFGGSYQGITQWAAAIARPPHLVCIAPLTSTWNSFGNEIWYAAPGVLSLGSAFAWAWGAVLGEAERRGVPAPEGAIHHGEEGNEPGDVAEAIAKRAVAMMEMYDYRPLRDIPQLELVSWWKDWCDHGDPADPYWLAINASEHAVDLDLPVFHASGWYDLFLNGTIEAFQTLHRSGANQRVRDGQELVVGPWNHGGMCPPRPDAPANSGPHGLWDLSEGSACMEFFRRHLKGEQVPDVAPVRLFVMGENTWRDEQEWPLARTQWTPYYLHSAGAANTAGGDGVLSTLRPEDQPADVFVYDPRNPVVSQGRLECYAPDHGAETARNEARDDVLVYTTPPLEQDVEVTGPVTLELWASSSVSDTDFTAKLVDVFPDGTTMPLAEGVVRTGVAFTRPPAPDTPRRYRLDLWATSNVFRTGHRIRLDVSSSAFPEYELNPNTGQRITEDTSGKTVPATQQVHHDGRHPSRLILPVIPRLAR
- a CDS encoding TetR/AcrR family transcriptional regulator, giving the protein MSRRKQAAPSGGGPPGGGQADSASRLAIVEAAARLLAEEGYAAVTTRRIAARASVTSPLIYYYFGTLDDLLVEVFRRRVDQALVEQARLLDVEQPLWALWDMTRSHDYAAIGAEFVALAHHRPTVRDAVVHYVQAFRAMQADAVSTALRRRGADPDRFPAAAVVLLLQGVANVLATEHAIGLELGHQELAALVERQLREIEGPRQRPVPRLSA